The genomic stretch GAAAAGTTTCTTGCCGGAAAAGCATGACCGCGTTGACAAGCAATTTTCACTTTCACTAGGAAAGAAGGTGAGCTGCGACAACCTTGAAATTGAATAATGTTGAAAGGGATACAACGTGTGCGAATGTTTTCTTTATTGCCAATAGCCATTTAGGGCTGTTATGATCTGTTGACAATCTAATTCATATATGTTGTTCAGGATGAAATTCTTGTCGACGAACCTGCATTCCAAGAGTTTTGGCAGAGGGATTTAGAGGAGTCAGTTCGCCAGGGAAACATGAAACCATTTATAGAGGAAGCTGTACTGCAGGTATCTAAATGGGATTTCGACATCGAAGAACTTCGTGTGCATAAGAAGTGTCGAACAGGAAGCTTGCTTCTTTGGTTGAAGTCCATGTACGGTCAGACAGAATTTGAACCCGCAGGATATCTCGGCCGTATACACATATGGCAGGTTTGAACATGTTCTTTGAGTATTTCCGACTTATTTTTTTGAACTGGAGTTCAACTCAATGCCATTTAGGAATCTTACATTTCCCTTTTGAATTCTCAATCAGGGATTGGACGATAGGGTGGTCCCGCCATCAATGATGGAATACATAGAAAGGGTGTTACCAGAAGCTGTAACTCACAAGCTTCCTAATGAGGGTCACTTCTCCTATTACTTTTTCTGTGATGAATGCCATGAGAAGATATTCTCCACTCTTTTTGGAACTCCTCAAGGTCCGCTTGAACGACAAGAGGAAACTGCATTTGAGAAAAACATGGAAGATGCTTTACAAGTATCTGATTCTGATTTCTGATATGGAATGATGTGAAACTGATGGTATACACGAGTTCGGTTTGGATGTAAATAACACAGGCGGCTCCTATAGGCAACACAGTAAAGCTTCAAAGGATAGAGTTTTCAGTATTCAGAAGGATTCTTAAGTTTTGAGCCACAAAAGCTTTTGGAGATATAGGTAAAAGTGTGCCACCTACATTGTATTTACTAACCTTCCACTGTCCGAAATCAAACTGTATCTTAACTGCATTATCGGATTTAGAATGTTCATCCGATTGACCGTTAACTCAGCTGCAAAACCATGCCTGTTACTTAGTGTCTACCACTTATCTGTTAATACATTTGATGCAGGCGAAGCGTTTGCCATGATGATGGCATCTTTTGTTGCTCTTGTAGAGGTGACTTCTTTTTTAAGATATTCTCTTTTTTAATTGGTGTAAGATTTGGTTTCTATTTAATTGttattcttgaagaaattattCTTAAATTGTACATTCCGTTATTATTATTTTCCGGAACTATGGGGTATTTTATCAGTGCAATGAAGCTTACTTATGTTGAAGTAAAATTAAGTTATATACTCACGTGCTTCTTGCGGTTCACAGTCTACCGGAGCTTTCATTGCCGTATATAGGCATGCAAGTGCAACACCATTACCGCCTTCTATTCTTAGTCGAGGTATCGGTTGGCAGGTACAGACACAACTAAATCTTGCTTTTATAAATGATAATTGTAATAATGGTAAAATTTCATAATTGATTTGATATAAATGTTGATTTTTAACCAAGCTATCAAGTAGAACTTTCAATTTTAAGTATAATTCCTCATGCATCTTATTTATGTTTGTTAGGGAGTTGGCATTTTGTTATCAGGATTGTTTGGAACAATTACCGGATCGTCCGTGTCTGTGTAAGAATGAAATTATTCTATTCATATTATTTACTAAGAGCAAGCAAAACACTAGTAGAAATGAAAgtgatttattttgttttctattcAGAGAAAATGCAGGTCTTTTAATCTCAAATGACTGAGATGATAATATCACTAAATGTCTCTAAAGGTGCATTCTACTATGTTGTTTATCACTATTATTACTGGATTTCATTCTTGATAGAGTTTTTCTTTCATTTTGTGTCTATATGAGATGGTATTGTAGTTTTCATTCCAAGCTAGCTTTATAAAAAGAGCAATATAGTATGAGTGATGAAAAGTCATTGAATATGTTAGTCTATTTTTCTTTATCAAGAAAGACAAATATAGGTGTGAGCAAACTTAGGCTGTTTCTGGAAGAAATACTACAAAAGAGGTTTATTTGCAATAGAATATATCAAAACCcatcattttttatatttaaattctaAGCTAAATCTGACAAATCAGTTACAGCTaaacaatgatttttttaatatcaaGTTGAGTATTTGGATTCTCttaattcttttgtttatttacttCATCAATTTTGGCTGTGTAATGACTAagattatttcatttaaaattatttgttcaTTAGCTGGAAAAATGAGGACTAAGCTTtgactttgtaaaaaaaaaaagctttgacTTTGTCTTGCCAATTAACAGTTGGCTTCATACAATCCTTACAACATGTACTTCTTATGTACTACAAGTAATTTATATGTTATTCTGAAAGGTCACTTTTTAATAAACCTCCTGTTATATAGCACAAAGGATAATGACTTTATTAAATGAAGTTTGACAAATAAATAAGTGATATTGAGGATATAGTGCAAGGAATTGGAGGATATAGTTCAGGATattgaggaaatagtaaaagctTTGTATAAATGTTTAATTGATGTTAGGATGACTCTTCTGGAAATTCTTTCACACCACTAAATTCTTTAGATCTGGTTCATTAGAATAGGTAGCTAGAAAGTTTGGCTAATTAGGACAGTCACTGCATAAATGATGTATAGAGTTCAAAAAGAAAAGGTTACTTTTGATATATTGATTTTTTGAGATATTTGTgagtataaatatatttatatatacttCACTAGTATCAGTTCAAATACTACTAGGTATTTTTACTCTTATGTCTCTAGTTATTTTTACTCTTATGTCTCTAGTTATTTTTAGTTTTTGTCATGTTCTCCTCATAATACTCAAATGTCTATGTTGATGTAAAACTTGTTTCTTTCATAAAGGGAATACTGGGAATGAGACAATTCAAGAAATATTTATGGTTCTTTGTAACTGAAAAAGTTCAGCCTTTGTGGCAATTTTATGAGCCATACTAGCTAAGCTATCCATTTGAACTCATATTCCGAATTAacatatatggttaattgaaaGTGGAGTATCAATTATGACCATGCTCCACCAAAAGGgaaatgaatttaaaaaagaTATGCATATGCTGGAATGGAAAGGTTCATATACTTTTAAGCACTAGATGCATGTCAAGACTAAACCAACTTAACAAATTCCAACCAAAATGCAATAGTTTGGTCCAGTAAATTCTGCTTAATCTTAATCAATTAAATGCAACTTTATCACATTCCTGTTAATGTTATCACATGACAGAATAAGCAATATAATTTGTGGTTGGGTGGGTGGAGTGAGGAAGTGCAAAATATAATGCTTAATAATCACTACCAAATATATACATGTATCTATAGCTCAACATTGTTGATTTCTCATCTTTCTTTCCTATGGGTGTGTTATTGTTGTTACTTTCTCTATTGGTTGCTTTCCTAAGCTTGAATGTAGTTGAGAGCCGAAAAACACCGGCTGAGGAGCACTATGTTGAGTACTGTGTTGTGAGCTGTAGAGCTTACAGTGCCTCAGTGACAGAGTTTGGAGCTGTTGGCGATGGACAAACTTCGAACACACGAGCCTTTCAGATGGAGGTAGATCATCTGAGTCAGTACTCGTCATGCTTCAATTGAATATACCGCTCTGGTAATATTTCATCCTATCTAATTTCTTCAAACATAGTATCCTACTATTGAATTTCATCCTATCTAATTTTTGACCTTGAGACACATGGCTTCCCATGCTTCAATTGATTTCAGTTTTCGGTATTAGGCTTATGCACAGGCAGCACTGCTTTTTGGAAGGGCTCCATCTAAGTATCTTAATattaaaacattctttttaaaagttttttttatgcTTTATTGGATGAAACATTCTCCATCTAAATTTCTCTATGTGGTTGGTGATTTTCCAGGCTCATGTATTCTCTGCAGGATGTGCAACTTTTCTAGCAAACTATCACGTACCGTCTTGTAAGGATATGAAAATTTTCCTGATATCATGCTTTCTAACCTTGTTCTAGATTCATGTTTTTGTATCTTCTCATGATTctcattttattcttttattttatatactAGTGTAGCAAAATTTTCAACTCATGGACATgtgtttatataaaaataaaactcaatattaattttaattttaaaataaaatcaagtttgaAATAAAAAGACAATTGTATGCAAGACTTTACAACCATATCTAGtgtgaatatttttaattaagttcaTACTTAAAGGGTGGGCTTCTAATTCCAATGAGattcattatttttaataatttcttG from Vicia villosa cultivar HV-30 ecotype Madison, WI linkage group LG4, Vvil1.0, whole genome shotgun sequence encodes the following:
- the LOC131598901 gene encoding uncharacterized protein LOC131598901 gives rise to the protein MTCILHEITGAAMLAPMVNPYESHMTKDEMKRTWEKWLPRRKYMYSLAYRFPKLLSFFYRKSFLPEKHDRVDKQFSLSLGKKDEILVDEPAFQEFWQRDLEESVRQGNMKPFIEEAVLQVSKWDFDIEELRVHKKCRTGSLLLWLKSMYGQTEFEPAGYLGRIHIWQGLDDRVVPPSMMEYIERVLPEAVTHKLPNEGHFSYYFFCDECHEKIFSTLFGTPQGPLERQEETAFEKNMEDALQVSDSDF